The genomic window GCGGGTACTTCATGCAGTGCAATGTCCGTGAAATGTTTTTCAACTGATCCTCGGCCTGGGTGCAAAACATGCAGCCATCGGCTTCCATAGCCATCGAGTTGATCACCACAAAATGGATCTGCTTAATGGTGTACAAATTAACCGAGGAGTTGTTTAGATAGCTCTCGAAGCGCGACATAAAGAAAGGATGCATTCTGGAAAACACACATGAGCGCggataaataaatagttgAGAATGTATTTTCAATGAGTCCTTATGACTTACTTGTAATGGAAGCCCACGTCATGATTTCCCGCAACACTGATGAGCGGAATTCCCGGTGGTAGGTGAAACATCTTCAGGTAGCGCCACACATACTCCTGGAACTGCTTGTCGCTGACCATGTCGCCCTCATCGAACAAGTCGCCCAGGACGAAGACCACGTCCGGCTGGAACAGACGTGAGGCAGCCTGAAAGGCCCGCGTCATGTGCCACTCCCGGTAAAGCTTGTCCAGCCAGTGGCCACGATGAGGTCCTAGGAGATGCGGATCCGCCAGAATCATTGCCCTAAGCGGATCGTCCACATACTTCTTGCGCTTTATCTCCGGCCACTTGCACTTTTGCAGCACCACAAAGTCCGCCACATACTCGCAGAAGATCAGGGCGCACAGCACGATCACAAAACATGCGTAAAGAAATCGCATTTCAGGATTTCGCACCggcttaaaaaataataacaaatttattcTAGAGCTGAAAAACCGTCTACGATAGTATCGATCAAAACGGGTGTACTACTCGATATACATTTACTATACTTGACAAATCAAACAGTGCGTCAAGCGGCTGCAAGTCAACTAACAAATAGGCGtacaattcaaatttatattcATCCAATTGTACATtgtacaaatttttaatttagtaCACATATGCAATGATTTTTCAACAAGAAAGCAACTTCACttgcaaaaaaatattgagTAGCTATAAGCTGAACGAAATACGTTAGAAGATAAGTTCACAGAATGACACATAGGTGGCGGTACTATTCTGTACTAATATCAGTTTGATTGGTaagaattttttatttggaataGGTATTGTGCATTGCATGCTGCTTATAAGCTAACTAAAAGAGATCGTAAAAGTAGTTCAGGCCTTGGCCCAGTTCCCAGATTGAAATGCCAGTGCCCAATTCCTGGGCGAGCTTTATTCGCTCGTTTATGGAATAGAGAGTGGGGTAAAAGACAATGTGGCGGCCGTCATCGTTTCTGAAAGTTAACCAAATATATAGTCTTCGCCTTATACTCCTGCAATAAAAAACTCACTTGATTTCAAAGAAATTTTCCACATCCCGCTCATCGTAAGTAAGGTGCTTCTTTACATGCCTAACCAGGTCCAAGTACTGGGAGAAGGTGATGGGTCCACCTCCATCGGGCGTGTAATCATTGCCGTACATATTTAGTCCCAACAGAATTTTAGCCCGCTTTGCCGCCATATCAGTGCAACCTTCTGGAGCTATTGTCTCCACAGCCTTACGGACGAAATATAATGGTGCATTTGCTCCGGGACGCTGAACACTGGAGAAGTCGTAAGTCATCAGGGAGAACGCGTATATGTGCTTGAACAGCTTGTCCATGTGCTTTTCTCCGAAAAGGTGGCCCGTTTCCTTGCGGAATGGAGGAATGACCAGAATAAGCCGCAGCTGTTGCTTCTGGAGTTCTTTGgctaaattatatataaaatattgtattattaaaaataagcCAAGGGTAGCAACCCATTAAACGCACCCATTTGCAGAACCAGAGTGTACAGAATTTTGTCATCTATGCGTCCAGCTAGCTGGGACCAAACCTCCAGGACTAGTCCATCAAAGCCATTATCCTTACAGCACTTAATCAGCACGTCGTTGACTTTCGTCCTCTCCTGGGCGTCGCTAAGCAAGAGCTTAATGTCCCTATCAGTGAAGTGATCGAATATAAAACGGGGAAACACTAAAATCCAAGAAACGTGAGTATAGATTAACAAAGGCGTAAATCATTTAGCAGCACCTTTAACTGTTCTCTGATTGTGCACCAGTTTACCCTTCCTCCGGACATCGGTAACCCAGCCCGCATCGATGTCATGGGTGCCAGCTACGGCATAACGATCTCCCTGCTTCACAATCTGCAGCCAAACTGGTGATATGATGTCGAACTTTTTGGCGAAGATCTTGGCCACATCATAGCCATGCGAGTTCCACTACAAGCAAAGTAAACGATAGATTACTACACACTCACAAAAAGTGGGAGTACGTTCTCTGCTTACTGGAGTTACATAGCCCAAGGTGGTGCCGTTGAAGCGACGCAATCCCGTATCCTTGAAGTACCCTCGATGATTGCTCACAATGTCCTTGGCCAGGGGCTCGGGACTTACCAATCCCAGATCGAAAACATCTTGGTCTTGCGGACCGCCACGCAGAGCACTCTCCTTAGTCTTGCTCTTTGATTTGTGGCTGTCCGGGGCGAGGGTGCCTTGGACAGAGGTcagcaggagaagcaggacagcgaggaggagcaggagcgcATTAGGCGCACGCATTTCGACAGGAGGACAATCAGGACCACAGCATAAATcgcacaaaaacaaatcacatacaaaaaaaaagccggCAGCAAAGTGACCATAGCGTAAAAAATTACTCTAAAAGGCAAAGGCAATCACCTAGTCAAAATGGTCACCCTGAATAAGTTATTTAACGTGTTTTACGAACATCATTTAAAATTAGATTTGATATATAGATATTGGCTTCAAATTATAAACTCCGAAAAATGTCAACTTCAAAACATTACCATAGAttatattgtttttgaaatatgtGCTTCCGATTTAAATTACCCGCTCAGCTTTTATCGATTGGTCTCCACAATCGATTTTAGCTCACAGCATTGCCGGATCGCAACGAAAAGCTGCTCAGCTGTTAGAAGCGTTTGACTTTTTTTTGACTTTGATACATTTTCTTAAGCGCAATTGCAAtataatttgcaattgctttAGGAACAATGCGCGATGTGCCGAAATCGTAAGCATTAAAGCCTCGAAAATGATCACAGATTAATGGAAAGCATTTTCCAACTTCCAGTCTCGGTCTCTCGGTCACAACTCCAGGCGGCAGTTCGGGTGCTCCGGACACTGGACGCCACAACAGCTTGGAGGAGATCAATCTGGACCAGTTCCTGAAGACGTCCAACTATGAGGACACAGTGAAGCAGCTGGACATCTACTATGGCATCGGTGAGGATTTATATAACCTTGGAGTCGTCTGTGGGGCGATCAATTAAGCACCAATTGACGGCGTCTATTAATAAGCATCGCACATCGCAAATGTCGACGCCCCACACTTGATTGTAAACAGAAtcgtttgtttatttgcatagCCAATTAGCCGCGATAACCGTGTGAATCTAACACTTTCTCTTTAAAGTCAAGCGTCAACTGCTGCGCTACCAGAGTCCGATCACCGGTTTATTTCCCGTGATGAGCACCGACCAGGTGGTGGGATCCGTGCGGGACAGTGTGTATTGCGCATCCGCCGTGTGGAGCTTGTACCAGGCCTACAGGCGAATTGATGACGACCGCGGAAAGTCCTACGAACTGGGCCAGAGCACTGTGAAGTGCATGCGAGGCATTTTGGAGTGCTGGGTAAAGCAGGCTTCGCGGGTGGAGCTCTTTAAGCAGCGCCAGTCCAATCAGCACGCCCTGCACAGCAAGTTCCAGCTGCACACCGGAGAGAAGATCTATCCGGATGAGTTTTACAATCACCTGCAGATCGATTGCGTGAGTGCTAGAGTATTTCTTATCacagaattttaaaatgcaatgaCTCTACTCCCCTAGGTTTCCCTCTATCTGCTGTTCCTTGTCCAGATGATAACCTCTGGCCTGCAGATCATTTACACCCACGACGAGGTGGCCTTTGTCCAGAATCTTGTGTACTATGTGGAGCGCGCCTATCGTACGCCCGACTTTGGCATGTGGGAGCGAGGCTCCAAATATAACAATGGCACCCCAGAGATCCATGCCTCCTCCATTGGCATGGCCAAGTCCGCCTTGGAGGCCATTAACGGATGCAATCTGTTCGGCGAGAAAGGAGCTTCGTGGAGCGTTGTCTATGTGGATATTGATGCCCACAACCGTAATCGCAGTATTTTCGAAACCATGCTGCCCAGAGAATCGAGCTCAAAGGTtgagttttattattttatttgtagttCCCAACCTTTAATTTGAGTTTGTACTTTTAGGGAGTTGATGCTTCACTGCTTCTCACCCTTTCCTTCCCAGCCTTTGCCTCGCATGAGGACCGCCTGGTGGAGCAgaccaaacaaaatgttgtgaATCGATTGCGCTGCAAAATGGGATTCAAGCGCTTCACCCGTGATGGATTCCTCAGTAAAAACGAGGACAAATCACGACGCTATTATCACTCTGGCGAGCTAAAGGAATTTGAAGGCCTGGAATGTGAATGGCCGCTCTTTTTCATAGCCATGATTATCGATGGCGTGTTTAAGAATAACAATGAACAAATCGAAGAGTTCCAAAACGATCTGAGGCGCTGTTTGCGTACGGACGTCAATGGAGATCCTGTGGTGACCATGTACTATGCGCCGGATGGAGATGGCTCCTACATGCGTGCTCCATCGCAATCGCTGTTCCTCTGGGGACAGTCCTTCTTTATCATAGCCCAGCTGCTGACCGCCGGACTCCTACACATCAATGAATTAGATCCAATCCGCCGCTACTTGCCAAGCTATAATCGGCCCAGAAGGGCGGGTCGCTATTCGGCTTTCCAGGTGAGTTGGAATCCTGATACTTGCAGGGTACTAAACGCTATGAAGTGTTTTCTGAAATTGTAAACCAATGGCAAAGCATTTTGTTTTACCTCAAAAAGACATTTCATAGCGTCGGTTTATAAGGGTTCCTAAATGCTTATCTGGGAGTTTTCGCttctgccgccgctgccgctgatGAGTTTTGTGTGTCTGCCGTGTGTGTCTGCGTTCGATCTCAATTGGAATACTTTACACATAAGTTGTTTTTTTGCCTAAGTACATTATGTGGGTTTAGTTTATAATTGGCTCTTGATACTTAATTCTGTCTACATCTATTCATTCTTTACTACCAACCACTACCAAATACTACTGCTACCACACGTCTATATATCCAAAATGATCAAAATCACACCCCAAATTGTATAATAATTGGTTTTGTAAAAACAGGGCAAAGCTATTGACGAAAAACACAAAGTAAGTAGATGTCCTGCTGtacgaaaatattttattgatttccaaattcaaaattatCTAAAACCTAAATTATACGTATGTGTACAAACTAAATTTTGCTTTTTAGACCACAGACACATTTGCACAAAAGATCACCTAGTTTACATTGTGGCTTTTAATGTTCGGCAAGACACACTGATCGAAAATATATAACTATGACACGCTTTACGATCAAATCACACACCTACACTATAGAAATgattatttgcttattttcagtatgaattattatttctgtattcccgttttatttgtatatagtGAACAAATTCTTTTTGGTATCTAAATCAAAAGTTTTCTCTCTGCTCTTTTCGGTTTCTTTTCCTCCTTATATACCTATCAATATACtgcataatttgtttaaaaacgAACATAAACACACGCTCTATAGGCTAAACCGGGCACTGTAAGTAATTGTCACCAGACTTTTGGGTTTATTTACGTAGTTTGCAGTTCCTAATTCATGTTATTAACCAAATGGCCGCAGAAGCTTGATTTGGCTTGATGTTTCAATGGTGCTAACACTGGGATTTAGCCTTAATATGTTCAAAATATTGATCACGCCTTCCAAAGTGCAATGCATTCTTaattgcaaatgtttttcGGGGCAGCgattcaaaataaaatgccaagAGACAGCAGCTTTGCTTGAGCCCTTAGAAAATGTTAACTActaattaatttgccattgCTAAATATCCATATGCTCCTCTACTAAAAATTCCGCATTATGCATAAAGAAACCACGCATACCTATAATATTGGATGACAAAAAGGTAATTTTTGGGTTGAAATTTTGGGACTTCACTGGCTTGATTTTGATTAGGAACACGAATCGGCAAAAAGATATATAAATCGGAACTATCCTAAAGTCTTCAAATCGGTATTTACTTCAAAATGCATACCAAATTTATTAATGGGGGTTTCAAATTGTAAGATATTACAAAGTTCTAATACTGGCTTGGCATGTTTATATCCTCCAACTTTTACTTAAACTCTCCCAAATCCCGCACTTGTACCCCTCTGCTAGTATTTCCTCGATCCTTCCTTCAATTTACGTTTAcctttgtgtgtttttgcattttggcaTCTGGCTAGTCCAAATTTTCTTGTCAAGTGATTAAAACCCAAGAATATTGAATTGGCCTCATGCATCCTAACATGTTTTATAGTCAAAGGATAGGTGCTCCTTCTAATTATACCTCGGTGATCCTTACAGGGCACTGCCACTGATCTTGTGGTGCAGATTGTCCTGATTGCCGAGTCCATGCGACTGCAGGCTATGATGGCCACCTATGGCATTCAAACACAGACGCCACATGAGGTAAGTTCGTATTTTTTCAAACTACTAGACAGcatatttaacaatttttttgaaCAGGTCGAACCTGTGCAAATTTGGAGCTCCACCGAGCTCATAAAAGTATATCAACATCTCGGTGTCAACAATAAGGTTGGCCTTTCTGGTCGTCCATCCAGACCTGTGGGTTCTTTGGGCACCAGCAAGGTGTATCGCATCTGTGGCATGACCGTCCTCTGCTACCCACTTATCTTTGAGGTCTCCGACTTTTATCTCTACCGGGACATGGCTCTACTAATTGATGACATCAAGACAGAGCTGCAGTTTGTGGGCAAGTACTGGCGATTATCGGGCAGACCAACAGTTTGCCTGCTTATCCGGGAGGAGCATATGCGGGATCCGCAATTCAAGGAGATGCTTGACCTGCTGGCCATGCTCAAAAAGGGCTACTGCGATGGCATGAAAGTTCGCATCGGTCGTCTACAGAATCTGATTAGCAGCTCGTGCATCGAGCATCTTGACTTTATGAACCAAAGCGATCTGACCGACAACGAGAATGCTTTCTCGCAGATAAACCATGAGTACATTGGCTACCAATCGTTAACAGATGTGCCCAAAGCTCTGACATATGTGGAGGAAAAGATTTCCGTTGCGGTTAGTACTTCTAGttgtaataatattaaagatgAACATTTCTTATTAAACTTTTTATATTCCAGCACTTCGACACCAAACCCACGCCGGATATCATCAACGCACTACGTAGCACGGATTCAATTTACTGTTTGTGCCAATTGTGGGGTATTATTCTCAACCGCGAGGGTCCTCACTTTGAGGTAAACGGTCTGAACGTAAACACGGCTTTAACGCAGCTTTACCACCGAGCTGGTTCCCTGCGCTACTGGCGTGCCGTGCGATACTGCTCTTCCCTTCTTCACCACATTGTGGACTCTATTAGTCCATTTATCACCACTGTGTTGGTGAATGGCAAGGAACTCACAGTGGGCATCATTGGCCAGAAGGAGACAGTGTTCGATAAGCCCATGACGCCGGCGGAGATTCAAAATGTCATGTACACGAGTGTCCAACCATACGACGTCATCCAGGCGGTGTTGCAGCAGGAAGTGGTTCTGTATTGTGGCCGATTAATAGCCACCAATCCATCCATGTTCCGTGGAATACTAAAAATTCGCATTGGTTGGGTGCTGGAGGCCATGCGAATCTATTTACAAATCTCAGGACAACAGAGCATTGATGTGGACAATCTTTCGCCCTTCCAAGTCCGCATACTTCTTCAGAAAGTTTTAACTGTCAGCGAATGGGCTGTAGAAGAAAAGTAAGTAATCAATTACTCGTTCTTAGGgcaacatttaaatatatttttatttatcaggCTTACTACCCTACAACGTCGTCAACTGGAAGGATGCTTGTGCCGTgtgccaaaacatttttataacaaaatCTGGGAAATCCTTCAGCGAACCCCTCAGGGAATTCTTACCCAGGGACATCATttgccagccacgcccacactaacCAACATGAGCCGCGGCGAGTTGACCTTTAATCTGCTAGTCGAGGAAACTCTGATTTGCATTGACCGCCCAGAGAGGCGTCAGATAACCGTGGAGCTTCTGTGCATTGTGGCCACCATTCTTAATCGgtaaaaaaataccaaaataatCGGgatatttgattttcttttaacGTATCAAATTATTACCTCTTGTTGCAGTAATCCCGAGCTGCACTTCAAACAAGCTCTCGACTTGGATGGCATCTTGGCGGAAGCGTTTGCAATGTACTGCAAGGACAACAACATACAGCATCAACCAAAGCCGGAGCATGAGCAGACCAAAAATGAGGATCTCAAAGCTTTCTATTCGTTGCCATATTCCGAGACTACGGGTTATTTGGCTCGCGCCGCAGTCAACAAGGTTTTGCAGGGTGGCATCTTCTCCACCAATGAAGAGGATGTTCAGCTCGACGGCGATCGTTTGCACGACGACAACTGTAAGGTATCCTAAGCAGAGGAACGCTGGATCTAGATTATGTACATAGCACAGTTTTCACATATCTTCGTTGCACTGACCCACCATTAGCTCGAATGTTGTAGCTATTTTATTCTGTTATTCTTATTTAACTTGTCTCTCTCTGTGTCCCTCGCCGTTCGTCTAGttcttaattaaatgttatgtatattttgttgCAATAATCGAAGGTGTTACATGGCCGAGTGTTTGATTAGTTAATAGGTCAATAACACTGGGGGAGGAAACCCAAGCAACTGGGCCCTAACCTCGCTTAAGACAAGCCGTATTGATTTTCGCCTCGACTTATGTCACCTACCCGTGGCTATAAA from Drosophila yakuba strain Tai18E2 chromosome 2L, Prin_Dyak_Tai18E2_2.1, whole genome shotgun sequence includes these protein-coding regions:
- the LOC6527666 gene encoding probable phosphorylase b kinase regulatory subunit beta isoform X4, which produces MRDVPKSLGLSVTTPGGSSGAPDTGRHNSLEEINLDQFLKTSNYEDTVKQLDIYYGIVKRQLLRYQSPITGLFPVMSTDQVVGSVRDSVYCASAVWSLYQAYRRIDDDRGKSYELGQSTVKCMRGILECWVKQASRVELFKQRQSNQHALHSKFQLHTGEKIYPDEFYNHLQIDCVSLYLLFLVQMITSGLQIIYTHDEVAFVQNLVYYVERAYRTPDFGMWERGSKYNNGTPEIHASSIGMAKSALEAINGCNLFGEKGASWSVVYVDIDAHNRNRSIFETMLPRESSSKGVDASLLLTLSFPAFASHEDRLVEQTKQNVVNRLRCKMGFKRFTRDGFLSKNEDKSRRYYHSGELKEFEGLECEWPLFFIAMIIDGVFKNNNEQIEEFQNDLRRCLRTDVNGDPVVTMYYAPDGDGSYMRAPSQSLFLWGQSFFIIAQLLTAGLLHINELDPIRRYLPSYNRPRRAGRYSAFQKPRIPIILDDKKGTATDLVVQIVLIAESMRLQAMMATYGIQTQTPHEVEPVQIWSSTELIKVYQHLGVNNKVGLSGRPSRPVGSLGTSKVYRICGMTVLCYPLIFEVSDFYLYRDMALLIDDIKTELQFVGKYWRLSGRPTVCLLIREEHMRDPQFKEMLDLLAMLKKGYCDGMKVRIGRLQNLISSSCIEHLDFMNQSDLTDNENAFSQINHEYIGYQSLTDVPKALTYVEEKISVAHFDTKPTPDIINALRSTDSIYCLCQLWGIILNREGPHFEVNGLNVNTALTQLYHRAGSLRYWRAVRYCSSLLHHIVDSISPFITTVLVNGKELTVGIIGQKETVFDKPMTPAEIQNVMYTSVQPYDVIQAVLQQEVVLYCGRLIATNPSMFRGILKIRIGWVLEAMRIYLQISGQQSIDVDNLSPFQVRILLQKVLTVSEWAVEEKLTTLQRRQLEGCLCRVPKHFYNKIWEILQRTPQGILTQGHHLPATPTLTNMSRGELTFNLLVEETLICIDRPERRQITVELLCIVATILNRNPELHFKQALDLDGILAEAFAMYCKDNNIQHQPKPEHEQTKNEDLKAFYSLPYSETTGYLARAAVNKVLQGGIFSTNEEDVQLDGDRLHDDNCKVS
- the LOC6527666 gene encoding probable phosphorylase b kinase regulatory subunit beta isoform X7 — its product is MRDVPKSLGLSVTTPGGSSGAPDTGRHNSLEEINLDQFLKTSNYEDTVKQLDIYYGIVKRQLLRYQSPITGLFPVMSTDQVVGSVRDSVYCASAVWSLYQAYRRIDDDRGKSYELGQSTVKCMRGILECWVKQASRVELFKQRQSNQHALHSKFQLHTGEKIYPDEFYNHLQIDCVSLYLLFLVQMITSGLQIIYTHDEVAFVQNLVYYVERAYRTPDFGMWERGSKYNNGTPEIHASSIGMAKSALEAINGCNLFGEKGASWSVVYVDIDAHNRNRSIFETMLPRESSSKGVDASLLLTLSFPAFASHEDRLVEQTKQNVVNRLRCKMGFKRFTRDGFLSKNEDKSRRYYHSGELKEFEGLECEWPLFFIAMIIDGVFKNNNEQIEEFQNDLRRCLRTDVNGDPVVTMYYAPDGDGSYMRAPSQSLFLWGQSFFIIAQLLTAGLLHINELDPIRRYLPSYNRPRRAGRYSAFQGTATDLVVQIVLIAESMRLQAMMATYGIQTQTPHEVEPVQIWSSTELIKVYQHLGVNNKVGLSGRPSRPVGSLGTSKVYRICGMTVLCYPLIFEVSDFYLYRDMALLIDDIKTELQFVGKYWRLSGRPTVCLLIREEHMRDPQFKEMLDLLAMLKKGYCDGMKVRIGRLQNLISSSCIEHLDFMNQSDLTDNENAFSQINHEYIGYQSLTDVPKALTYVEEKISVAHFDTKPTPDIINALRSTDSIYCLCQLWGIILNREGPHFEVNGLNVNTALTQLYHRAGSLRYWRAVRYCSSLLHHIVDSISPFITTVLVNGKELTVGIIGQKETVFDKPMTPAEIQNVMYTSVQPYDVIQAVLQQEVVLYCGRLIATNPSMFRGILKIRIGWVLEAMRIYLQISGQQSIDVDNLSPFQVRILLQKVLTVSEWAVEEKLTTLQRRQLEGCLCRVPKHFYNKIWEILQRTPQGILTQGHHLPATPTLTNMSRGELTFNLLVEETLICIDRPERRQITVELLCIVATILNRNPELHFKQALDLDGILAEAFAMYCKDNNIQHQPKPEHEQTKNEDLKAFYSLPYSETTGYLARAAVNKVLQGGIFSTNEEDVQLDGDRLHDDNCKVS